A part of Olleya sp. Bg11-27 genomic DNA contains:
- a CDS encoding prolipoprotein diacylglyceryl transferase, whose amino-acid sequence MFPELFDFSLPEFFSRLFGLTQVTVYSYATLIALGTLIAALYTKWSAKKTLGITNLSNTFFYLVFIAGFVGGKLFFYLQDPMLYINNPSLILSSFNGGYVFYGSFIVIVPVVIWYLKKHKIPVLPMLDILAVTTVIIHAIGRLGCFAAGCCFGHPTNSGFGIVFPTTHDVAVHPTQLYEVTVLMIILLILLFIKNRKQFTGQIFLAYLILYGFGRGILELFRGDERGYVVENILSHSQAIGLCLICASSYFYFKFYKQSNINLIKT is encoded by the coding sequence ATGTTTCCAGAGCTATTTGATTTTTCGTTACCTGAATTTTTTTCTCGTCTTTTTGGTTTGACACAAGTTACCGTATATAGTTATGCTACTTTAATAGCGCTAGGGACTTTAATAGCGGCGTTATATACTAAATGGAGTGCTAAAAAAACATTAGGGATTACTAATTTATCAAACACTTTTTTTTACTTGGTTTTTATTGCAGGCTTTGTAGGCGGTAAGTTGTTTTTTTATCTGCAAGATCCCATGTTGTATATTAATAATCCAAGTTTAATTTTAAGCAGCTTTAATGGTGGTTATGTCTTTTATGGCTCGTTTATAGTTATTGTTCCAGTTGTTATTTGGTATTTAAAAAAGCACAAAATACCTGTATTACCAATGTTAGATATTTTAGCAGTAACTACAGTTATAATTCATGCCATAGGACGTTTAGGTTGTTTTGCAGCGGGTTGTTGTTTTGGACATCCAACGAATAGTGGTTTTGGGATAGTTTTCCCAACCACGCATGATGTAGCCGTTCATCCTACGCAATTGTATGAAGTGACCGTCTTAATGATAATACTATTGATACTTCTATTTATTAAAAACCGAAAGCAATTTACAGGGCAAATATTTTTAGCATACTTAATATTGTATGGTTTTGGTCGAGGGATTTTAGAGCTGTTTAGAGGAGATGAAAGAGGTTATGTAGTTGAAAATATATTATCACATTCTCAGGCTATTGGATTGTGTCTTATTTGTGCTTCGAGCTATTTTTATTTTAAATTTTATAAACAAAGTAATATTAACTTAATTAAAACCTAA
- a CDS encoding patatin family protein yields the protein MKALVISGGGSKGAFAGGVAQHLIEQEGKQYDMFLGTSTGSLLIPHLATGNIGKLYDIYTHVNQNSIFSINPFVVKKKGDREYVSINYFNTALQFLKKKRTFGESKNLKKHIKVHFTKAEYDTIKATKEDVVVTVTNLSKNRVEYKSINDYDYDEFCEWIWISCNYIPFMSLAIKDGFEYADGGLGCVIPIREAILRGATEVDAIVLESENLEYNKVLGKNPFSLMINLFGHLLDQVEKGDIAIGKLAAKHRNVKLNLYYTPTKLTENSLIFNKKLMEDWWLQGYLYAQDKYENHDEFRSTVPIE from the coding sequence TTGAAAGCATTAGTCATATCTGGAGGAGGAAGTAAAGGTGCATTTGCAGGAGGAGTTGCACAACATTTAATAGAACAAGAAGGTAAACAGTACGATATGTTTTTGGGAACATCTACTGGAAGTCTATTAATTCCGCATTTAGCTACTGGAAATATTGGTAAGCTGTACGATATTTATACGCATGTTAATCAGAATTCTATTTTTAGTATTAATCCGTTTGTGGTTAAAAAGAAAGGGGATAGAGAATATGTTTCTATTAATTATTTTAACACAGCGTTGCAATTTTTGAAAAAGAAACGCACTTTTGGTGAAAGTAAAAATCTTAAAAAGCATATTAAAGTACATTTTACTAAAGCAGAATATGATACTATTAAAGCCACTAAAGAAGATGTGGTTGTTACGGTTACTAATTTATCTAAAAACCGCGTAGAGTATAAGTCAATTAACGATTATGATTACGATGAGTTTTGCGAATGGATCTGGATTTCTTGCAATTATATTCCGTTTATGTCCTTAGCTATAAAAGATGGATTTGAGTATGCAGATGGAGGATTGGGTTGTGTAATACCAATTAGAGAGGCTATTTTAAGAGGGGCTACAGAGGTGGATGCTATTGTTTTAGAAAGTGAAAACTTAGAATACAATAAAGTGTTAGGGAAAAATCCGTTTTCGTTAATGATAAATCTGTTCGGGCATTTATTGGACCAAGTAGAAAAAGGAGATATTGCAATAGGTAAATTGGCGGCAAAACATAGGAATGTAAAGCTTAACTTGTATTATACACCAACTAAGTTAACGGAAAACTCGTTGATTTTTAATAAAAAACTAATGGAAGATTGGTGGTTACAAGGGTATTTGTATGCTCAGGATAAGTATGAAAATCATGATGAATTTAGATCCACTGTGCCAATAGAGTAA